The Trichoderma breve strain T069 chromosome 2, whole genome shotgun sequence DNA segment GACTGCAGCCCAGTTGGCAACTCGGGGGGTTTCGTCTCTTAGTAGAGCCAAAGACCGAGACCGAGAGTGCGTCAGGCTCAGCCACGTGGCTGGTGCTTTCAAGGTAGGTTGCGCCACAAGTTCGAGGTTTATTTCGGACAAGGATAGCCGGCTAGCTACCAGGAGGGCCAAATCTTCCGACTACAATTGCATGTGTGCTGACCTCGAGCGAGTCAGCAGATCCGAGGCGCTGAACAATGGCGCCGACCTCAGAATCCTCTGGGCGGCCGGTAAGCATTGGCTGCAACACGCTGCTGTTTCTTGCATTTGTAGATGGCAGCTGCTGACCTGTCAAGCCCGCGAATCACTTCAATAAGCTACACGAAGATGCCCAGGATGTGCTCCGCGATGCCAGAACGAGGCCCGAGTTTCAGAGTGCCGAggatgaagccaaggagcAGAGGATAGCTCAATTGGTACCGCCGAACCTTACTTTGAGAGGGATTTCAATTCTCGGCTGACCATGCTTTAAGATGGTGGATCAAATGTCAATGCCCATGACGGTTAACGAGGTTACCGTCACGGGAGCCAAGAACATTCGACGGGGCTTTCTCGATCCCATACTGAACCCTCTACTGAGCGACAGCAATGACCCCCCTTATACCGTCGGCGATGTCATGTCAAGACTACAGGTGGCGACAGGAAAGCTTAGCGGACTGCGTAAGAAGGATAGCTCGGACGTTACTTGGAGCGATTGCTAACGAGGAGGGCCAGAAATCTTGAGAGAGCCTCCGCAGGTCTACCTGTCACAGTCGAGCCAGGTGGATGCATCGACAAGTCCTACCGATGTAGACATTTCAATTGGGCTTCGTGAACTACCCCGCTTCAAGCTTCAAACTGGCACTGACGTTGGAAATGGCGAGGGGTCGGCATATGGCTCTTTGCTATGGCGCAACATGTTTGGCGGCGCCGAGATGCTCACCCTGAATGCAAAGGCAGGAACTCGCACTCGTTCCGCGTACAGCGCAAACATAAGTGCGCCCGTGTTAAGCAACCCGGACATGCGCATTTCTTTGGAAGCTCTGTCTTCTGCCGTCGAGAAGCCGTGGGCATCCCATGAAGAAGTCTTAAAAGGAGGAACGCTCCGCTTTTCATGGCTAAATAGGCAACGCGATACGCATTCCGTCGAATACTCGGGAGCATGGCGACAGATTACGGGCCTTGCGAGTGATGCCAGTCCCACCGTTAGGCAAGACGCTGGCGATACCCTCAAGAGTGCCATCAAGCACATATTCTACAGAGAGAGGCGAGACAACCCTCAGCTGCCGCAGCAGGGATACATGATTCGGACTGGACTGGAGCTGGCCGGCGTCGGTCCATTGGGCGGCGACGTTGCCTTCTCCAAGAGCGATTTAGAAGTGAATGGCGCCGTCCCAATTTCTCTGCCTGGAGTCAAAGGACGAACGGGGATCTCCATCGGTGCGGGATTCAGGACGGGAATACTCTACCCCCTGCCGCTCGGATACAACTTTGGCGGTAAGGCGCTGCCTAGTCGCCTGAACGACCGCTTCCTCCTTGGAGGACCAACGGACATTCGCAGCTTCAAGCTTGGTGGGCTGGGACCGCATGATGGCCGGGATGCTGCTGGCGGAGATGtg contains these protein-coding regions:
- a CDS encoding surface antigen domain-containing protein, which gives rise to MAPTSESSGRPPANHFNKLHEDAQDVLRDARTRPEFQSAEDEAKEQRIAQLMVDQMSMPMTVNEVTVTGAKNIRRGFLDPILNPLLSDSNDPPYTVGDVMSRLQVATGKLSGLQILREPPQVYLSQSSQVDASTSPTDVDISIGLRELPRFKLQTGTDVGNGEGSAYGSLLWRNMFGGAEMLTLNAKAGTRTRSAYSANISAPVLSNPDMRISLEALSSAVEKPWASHEEVLKGGTLRFSWLNRQRDTHSVEYSGAWRQITGLASDASPTVRQDAGDTLKSAIKHIFYRERRDNPQLPQQGYMIRTGLELAGVGPLGGDVAFSKSDLEVNGAVPISLPGVKGRTGISIGAGFRTGILYPLPLGYNFGGKALPSRLNDRFLLGGPTDIRSFKLGGLGPHDGRDAAGGDVFAAGSVNMLFPLPYKGPDSGLRLQLFANGGRLIALRNKLKSRDTSEGLDGEMVRSGLLSAVGDLFNGPPSLAAGVGLVYAHPVARFELNFGLPVIVRKGELVTKGVQLGVGINFL